One window of the Methanomassiliicoccaceae archaeon DOK genome contains the following:
- a CDS encoding fructose-bisphosphate aldolase (catalyzes the reversible formation of fructose 1,6-bisphosphate from glycerone phosphate and D-glyceraldehyde 3-phosphate) codes for MFGKSIRIERIMDRKTGNCVIVPMDHGISAGPIEGLIDMKKTVDDVANGGATAVVMHKGLIRYSHRTSGHDIGLILHLSASTDIGVTKNSKVLVASVEEALKISADAVSVHINVGAETEPEMLADLGQVAKDCNEWGMPLLVMAYPRGPKIENSYDPQAVAHAARVATELGADIVKCSYTGDIDSFRDIVRGTLAPVVIAGGPKMNSDDDILQMVYDSIQAGGHGVSIGRNVFQHRNVEGMTRAISDIVLRGYTVEEAKKDNLS; via the coding sequence ATGTTCGGAAAAAGCATCAGAATCGAGAGGATAATGGACAGGAAAACCGGGAACTGCGTAATAGTTCCCATGGACCACGGGATCTCCGCGGGACCCATCGAGGGACTGATCGACATGAAGAAGACGGTCGACGACGTGGCGAACGGCGGAGCCACGGCTGTGGTCATGCACAAGGGACTGATCCGTTATAGTCACCGCACCAGCGGACACGACATCGGTCTGATCCTCCACCTATCCGCTTCCACCGACATCGGCGTCACCAAGAACAGCAAGGTGCTGGTCGCCTCCGTAGAGGAGGCCCTCAAGATCAGTGCCGACGCGGTCTCCGTGCACATCAACGTCGGAGCCGAGACGGAGCCGGAGATGCTCGCCGACCTCGGACAGGTCGCCAAGGACTGCAACGAGTGGGGAATGCCCCTCCTCGTCATGGCGTACCCCCGCGGACCCAAGATCGAGAACTCCTACGACCCCCAGGCGGTCGCCCATGCGGCCAGGGTCGCCACGGAGCTCGGCGCCGACATCGTCAAATGCAGCTACACCGGGGACATCGACTCCTTCAGGGATATCGTGAGGGGGACCCTGGCCCCCGTCGTGATCGCCGGAGGACCCAAGATGAACTCCGACGACGACATCCTCCAGATGGTCTACGACTCCATCCAGGCCGGAGGACACGGCGTGTCCATCGGCAGGAACGTGTTCCAGCACAGGAACGTCGAGGGCATGACGAGGGCCATTTCGGACATCGTCCTCCGCGGATACACCGTCGAAGAGGCGAAGAAGGACAACCTGAGCTGA
- a CDS encoding 3-dehydroquinate synthase codes for MDKEIWVRADVPDSKEERKNIVLSALETGIDTAIVRPGDEDFAELGKVTLRINDGGSLSDGYEIVELSTPEDQDRAMAMAGKRAGVILDSSDWTVIPLENLIAKFRNSGTKVLACASDKEQAKLYMQTLEKGVDGIVVSTDDPNAIRGFAGIVSGTSDVELTELEVLDVRNIEMGDRVCVDTVSIMVPGEGMLIGSQASCLFLIQSESEDNGYVAARPFRVNAGAVHAYVMGPEGRTRYLGELKSGEPVVLVKRDGTTRLSAVGRCKIEQRPLVLLTATDGQSKYSTILQNAETVRLVTRDGSLSVSAVKKGDRVLGRLESGGRHFGMKIDETIREI; via the coding sequence ATGGACAAGGAGATTTGGGTCAGGGCCGACGTGCCCGACAGCAAGGAGGAGCGCAAGAACATCGTCCTCTCCGCACTGGAGACCGGCATCGACACCGCGATCGTCAGACCTGGGGACGAGGACTTCGCCGAGCTCGGCAAGGTCACCCTGCGCATCAACGACGGCGGCTCCCTTTCCGACGGCTACGAGATCGTGGAGCTCAGCACACCCGAGGACCAGGACAGGGCCATGGCGATGGCCGGGAAGAGGGCGGGGGTCATCCTCGACTCCTCCGACTGGACCGTCATCCCCCTGGAGAACCTCATCGCCAAGTTCAGGAACTCCGGGACCAAGGTCCTCGCCTGCGCATCCGACAAGGAGCAGGCCAAGCTGTACATGCAGACGCTGGAGAAGGGTGTGGACGGCATCGTGGTCTCCACCGACGACCCCAACGCCATAAGGGGGTTCGCCGGGATCGTCTCCGGAACCTCCGATGTCGAGCTCACCGAGCTGGAGGTCCTGGATGTCAGGAACATAGAGATGGGCGACCGCGTATGCGTCGACACCGTGTCCATCATGGTCCCCGGCGAGGGGATGCTGATCGGCTCCCAGGCGTCATGCCTCTTCCTGATACAGTCCGAGAGCGAGGACAACGGCTACGTCGCCGCCAGGCCCTTCAGGGTCAACGCCGGCGCCGTTCACGCCTACGTCATGGGCCCGGAGGGGAGAACGAGGTACCTGGGCGAGCTGAAGTCCGGCGAGCCCGTCGTCCTCGTCAAGAGGGACGGGACCACCAGGCTCTCCGCCGTCGGGAGGTGCAAGATCGAGCAGAGGCCGCTGGTCCTGCTTACCGCCACCGACGGGCAGAGCAAGTACTCCACCATCCTGCAGAACGCCGAGACCGTCAGGCTCGTGACCAGGGACGGCTCCTTGTCCGTCTCCGCCGTCAAGAAGGGCGACAGGGTCCTCGGAAGGCTGGAGTCCGGCGGAAGGCACTTCGGGATGAAGATCGACGAGACCATAAGGGAGATCTGA
- the aroE gene encoding shikimate dehydrogenase, with translation MRVCASLSSASDMDAAMDADMVEVRLDLLGSVPDTRGKDTLVTYRDPVDLSVLPDGFSGMIDVGEQPRPDTGLTVVGSYHDYQSTPGSDWIASRLNSMDADVRKGAFRVNRLADLASVLDASKAVDGRHVLLGMGALGAVTRIRADVLGNEFSFGYVGEPTAPGQFSVEEMLGMGDGCTVLGILGNPLGKSRSPAMHNAAMRANGIRGAYLPFETPDLDRAEDVIRGYGIRGVNVTIPYKREIMDHLDRIDPVAERIGAVNTVVNDGGVLTGYNTDVIGIGVALERAGIDVTDRRVAVMGSGGAARACMQYLDEHNCSVTVAARNEETGTALAREFGQTYRRPSSVSLRMHDLLVNCTPVGMYSDGPYPVSIEALDHGVAVFDMVYGPTPLTRRAEETGCRIAYGADMLAGQGAASFEMWTGVKDSFDTMRKELE, from the coding sequence ATGAGGGTCTGCGCATCGCTCAGCAGCGCGTCCGACATGGACGCAGCCATGGATGCCGACATGGTCGAGGTCCGCCTCGACCTCCTCGGATCGGTCCCGGACACCCGCGGGAAGGACACACTCGTCACATACCGCGACCCGGTGGACCTGTCGGTCCTGCCGGATGGCTTCTCGGGGATGATCGACGTCGGCGAGCAGCCCAGGCCCGACACGGGCCTCACGGTGGTCGGCTCGTACCACGACTACCAGTCCACCCCTGGATCCGACTGGATAGCGTCCAGGCTGAACTCCATGGACGCGGACGTCCGCAAGGGCGCGTTCAGGGTCAACAGGCTGGCCGACCTGGCGTCCGTACTGGACGCCTCGAAGGCGGTGGATGGCAGACACGTCCTCCTGGGCATGGGCGCCCTGGGCGCCGTCACCCGCATCAGGGCGGATGTCCTGGGCAACGAGTTCTCGTTCGGATACGTCGGCGAGCCGACAGCCCCCGGACAGTTCAGCGTGGAGGAGATGCTGGGGATGGGCGACGGATGCACCGTCCTCGGGATACTGGGGAACCCGCTCGGGAAGAGCAGGTCTCCCGCCATGCACAACGCCGCGATGAGGGCGAACGGCATCAGGGGAGCTTACCTCCCGTTCGAGACCCCGGACCTGGACAGGGCCGAGGACGTCATCCGCGGATACGGGATCCGCGGGGTGAACGTGACCATCCCTTACAAGAGGGAGATTATGGACCACCTCGACCGCATCGACCCCGTCGCAGAGAGGATCGGCGCCGTCAACACGGTCGTCAACGACGGGGGCGTCCTGACAGGGTACAACACCGACGTCATAGGCATAGGGGTCGCCCTCGAAAGGGCCGGGATCGACGTGACCGACAGGCGCGTCGCCGTCATGGGCTCCGGAGGGGCCGCCAGGGCATGCATGCAGTACCTGGACGAGCACAACTGCAGTGTCACGGTCGCCGCCAGGAACGAGGAGACCGGAACGGCGCTGGCCAGGGAGTTCGGGCAGACGTACAGAAGACCAAGCTCCGTGTCGCTAAGGATGCACGACCTCCTCGTCAACTGCACGCCAGTAGGCATGTACTCGGACGGGCCTTACCCTGTGAGCATCGAGGCCCTCGACCACGGGGTCGCGGTCTTCGACATGGTCTACGGACCGACCCCCCTGACAAGGAGGGCGGAGGAGACCGGCTGCAGGATCGCGTACGGCGCGGACATGCTGGCTGGACAGGGCGCGGCGTCATTCGAGATGTGGACCGGCGTGAAGGATTCCTTCGATACCATGAGGAAGGAGTTGGAATGA
- a CDS encoding shikimate kinase, translated as MTGEGRSHGSITVINAMPCGIGATIGVGLSTSARFSEHGDARVVRINNDVSEDTNMARICVRRAYERAGIEEPEGWSLETDSQIPVSRGLKSSSCACNAILRAVFSHLDFSMDPVDLIRLGVECAREAKVTVTGSFDDACGCGLGGLVMTDNRRDEIIDRADIGDYDVVIHVPAFKIRKTGLPLDRLHEVAPLIQRAIDITMSDPFAAMTMNGRIISEASGVDNSVAERALDMGALGAGMSGSGPAVAIVVAEGDGKRFAEDMGMTSEETILTVTRCGE; from the coding sequence ATGACCGGAGAGGGCAGGTCCCACGGCTCGATCACCGTGATCAACGCCATGCCCTGCGGCATAGGCGCCACCATAGGCGTCGGGCTGAGCACATCGGCCAGGTTCTCCGAGCACGGGGACGCCAGGGTCGTCAGGATAAACAACGACGTGTCCGAGGACACGAACATGGCGCGCATCTGCGTCAGGAGGGCGTACGAGCGCGCCGGGATCGAGGAGCCGGAGGGATGGTCCCTCGAGACCGACTCCCAGATCCCCGTGTCCAGGGGTCTGAAGAGCTCCAGCTGCGCGTGCAACGCAATACTCAGGGCGGTCTTCTCCCACCTGGACTTCTCCATGGACCCCGTGGACCTAATCAGGCTCGGGGTCGAATGCGCCAGGGAGGCGAAGGTCACCGTCACGGGGTCCTTCGACGACGCCTGCGGCTGCGGGCTCGGAGGGCTGGTCATGACGGACAACCGCAGGGACGAGATCATCGACCGTGCGGACATAGGGGACTACGATGTGGTCATCCACGTCCCCGCATTCAAGATAAGGAAGACGGGCCTGCCTCTGGACAGGCTCCATGAGGTCGCACCGCTGATCCAGCGTGCGATAGACATCACGATGAGCGACCCGTTCGCCGCCATGACCATGAACGGCCGCATCATCTCGGAGGCCTCCGGCGTCGACAACTCGGTCGCCGAGAGGGCGCTGGACATGGGGGCCCTCGGGGCGGGCATGTCCGGCTCCGGACCCGCGGTGGCCATCGTGGTCGCCGAGGGGGACGGGAAGAGGTTCGCAGAGGACATGGGCATGACGAGTGAAGAGACCATACTCACAGTGACGAGGTGCGGAGAATGA
- the aroA gene encoding 3-phosphoshikimate 1-carboxyvinyltransferase: MTSMAFHGGRLEGTVSPPPSKSHTHRAFFLASMARGRSVVSNALMSADTRATLAACRAMGADVEGDGDVKTITGGDLHAPGFVDAENSGTTMRIFAGICSMFDGESTITGDDSLRKRPMGPLLSALEQTGTVCGSDNGLPPVTVRGPNRGGRVSIDGGVSSQFITSLLMVSPMLERDSEITVEGDMVSAPYLDVTLHMMHLFGADAERDGNVFRVRGGTGYRPFDYMVPADFSSAAFPLVAGALGGRVTVRGMDMDDPQGDKAIVDILRMAGADVEVNGTEITVSESELKGCEVDMGSVPDLFPVVAVLLSTAKGDSRLYGAPQLKFKESNRIETVVNMINAIGGDAVATDDGCIIHGRPRLKGGAIVHKGDHRIMMSAAVASIVCDGPVTMDDVECCAVSYPGFPEEMAAIGMREEVI; the protein is encoded by the coding sequence ATGACATCCATGGCGTTCCACGGAGGGAGGCTGGAGGGGACCGTTTCCCCGCCTCCGTCCAAGAGCCACACCCACAGGGCGTTCTTCCTCGCATCCATGGCCAGGGGCAGGTCGGTCGTTTCCAACGCCCTGATGTCCGCCGACACCAGGGCCACCCTGGCGGCGTGTAGGGCCATGGGCGCCGATGTGGAGGGAGACGGGGACGTCAAGACGATCACGGGCGGCGACCTCCATGCGCCCGGGTTCGTGGACGCCGAGAACTCCGGGACGACCATGAGGATCTTCGCTGGCATCTGTTCGATGTTCGACGGCGAGTCCACCATTACGGGGGACGACTCCCTCAGGAAGAGGCCGATGGGCCCGCTCCTCTCCGCGTTGGAGCAGACCGGGACCGTCTGCGGATCCGACAACGGGCTCCCTCCGGTCACCGTGAGGGGACCCAACCGCGGCGGCAGGGTTTCGATCGACGGGGGCGTGAGCTCCCAGTTCATCACCTCCCTCCTGATGGTCTCGCCGATGCTGGAGCGCGACTCCGAGATAACGGTTGAGGGGGACATGGTCTCCGCGCCGTACCTCGACGTAACCCTGCACATGATGCACCTCTTCGGCGCGGACGCCGAGAGGGACGGGAACGTGTTCAGGGTGAGGGGCGGGACCGGCTACAGGCCGTTCGACTACATGGTCCCCGCGGACTTCTCCTCCGCGGCGTTCCCCCTGGTCGCGGGTGCGCTGGGAGGCAGGGTGACCGTCAGGGGCATGGACATGGACGATCCCCAGGGCGACAAGGCCATAGTCGACATCCTCAGGATGGCAGGCGCCGACGTGGAGGTGAACGGCACGGAGATAACCGTGTCCGAATCGGAATTGAAGGGATGCGAGGTCGACATGGGCAGTGTCCCGGACCTGTTCCCCGTCGTGGCGGTGCTGCTGAGCACCGCGAAGGGCGACAGCCGCCTGTACGGTGCGCCCCAGCTCAAATTCAAGGAGAGCAACAGGATCGAGACCGTCGTCAACATGATCAACGCCATAGGCGGAGATGCCGTCGCCACCGACGACGGATGCATCATCCACGGCAGGCCGAGACTGAAGGGCGGCGCCATCGTCCACAAGGGGGACCACAGGATCATGATGTCCGCGGCGGTCGCATCGATCGTCTGCGACGGACCGGTCACCATGGACGACGTGGAGTGCTGCGCCGTCTCCTACCCGGGATTCCCGGAGGAGATGGCCGCCATAGGCATGCGCGAGGAGGTCATCTGA
- the aroC gene encoding chorismate synthase, which yields MYSTGEKFRFTLFGKSHGPFVGGILEGVPAGFRIDMERVAAEMALRKPTGGIGTPRKEDDEVEFVQGVRDGVADGNPVLLRIANRNTDSSKYQEFYDKPRPGHADLPALLKFPDHDLSGSGQFSGRLTAAIVAAGAIAKQIIEQKGVRVDAFTRSIGDQNDRWIRVPEEARMSPQYPTRSCSRRMDAAFTECIEKAAAEGDSVGGVVECFITGLPIGFGGIWFEALDAELARAMFGIPACKGVEFGDGFGLARMCGSQTNDAYRFKDGRIVTATNHLGGIVGGMCDGAPVCFRVAFKPTPSISIEQQTVNLRTEQDDTVSVKGRHDPCIVPRAVAVVEAMAALTVADQMARGLR from the coding sequence ATGTATTCCACAGGAGAGAAGTTCAGATTCACATTGTTCGGGAAGAGCCACGGGCCCTTCGTCGGGGGGATACTCGAAGGTGTCCCCGCCGGATTCAGGATAGACATGGAGAGGGTGGCAGCCGAGATGGCGCTCAGGAAGCCCACGGGCGGCATAGGCACGCCCAGGAAGGAAGACGACGAGGTCGAGTTCGTCCAGGGTGTCAGGGACGGTGTGGCGGACGGCAACCCCGTGCTGCTCAGGATCGCCAACAGGAACACCGACAGCTCGAAGTACCAGGAGTTCTACGACAAGCCCAGGCCGGGCCACGCCGACCTTCCGGCGCTGCTGAAGTTCCCGGACCACGACCTCAGCGGGAGCGGCCAGTTCTCGGGCAGGCTCACTGCGGCGATCGTCGCCGCAGGGGCGATAGCCAAGCAGATCATAGAGCAGAAGGGCGTCCGCGTGGACGCGTTCACGAGGTCCATCGGTGACCAGAACGACAGGTGGATCCGCGTCCCCGAGGAGGCCCGCATGTCCCCCCAGTACCCGACAAGGTCGTGCAGCAGGAGGATGGACGCCGCGTTCACGGAGTGCATCGAGAAGGCCGCGGCCGAGGGGGACAGCGTGGGAGGTGTGGTGGAGTGCTTCATCACCGGCCTGCCCATCGGCTTCGGGGGGATATGGTTCGAGGCCCTGGACGCCGAGCTGGCGAGGGCCATGTTCGGCATACCCGCGTGCAAGGGGGTCGAGTTCGGCGACGGCTTCGGTCTCGCCAGGATGTGCGGCTCCCAGACCAACGACGCGTACCGTTTCAAGGACGGCAGGATCGTCACCGCCACCAACCATCTGGGAGGCATCGTCGGCGGCATGTGCGACGGGGCCCCGGTGTGCTTCCGCGTGGCGTTCAAGCCCACGCCGTCCATATCGATCGAACAGCAGACGGTCAACCTCAGGACCGAGCAGGACGACACCGTCTCGGTCAAGGGAAGGCACGACCCGTGCATCGTCCCGAGGGCCGTGGCAGTGGTGGAGGCGATGGCGGCGCTGACCGTCGCGGACCAGATGGCGAGGGGGCTCCGATGA
- a CDS encoding prephenate dehydrogenase/arogenate dehydrogenase family protein: MTLEDVRTEIQDIDLQLLRLMKRRLELAKLVGEDKASRNAAVRNIPQENKVIDRYRGFALENGMNPVYAEQVCRVLMQESIEIQAAMPRPSSRIRHIAIVGGYGKMGRWFADLLKDAGHRVDIIDPSSGNGLVIEDAKWADSVIVSVPISRTGSVLKKLDEICRPETLIFDVASLKSPFIDVLKDMGSRRRVCSVHPMFGPSAESMYERNLVVCDCGSEEATDEAIELLGNHGADVRRMPVEDHDMYMSYVLGLSHAVNIAFFTVLDRSGIDFQDMKSVASTTFNKLMDTNESVALEDPYLYYEIQHLNSNREQMLREFDSAVHDVVDAALSDDPRAFKELMDRGREYFT, encoded by the coding sequence ATGACGCTGGAGGACGTGCGCACGGAGATCCAGGACATCGACCTCCAGCTCCTGAGACTCATGAAGAGGAGGCTCGAGCTGGCGAAGCTCGTGGGAGAGGACAAGGCGTCGAGGAACGCCGCCGTGAGGAACATCCCGCAGGAGAACAAGGTCATCGACAGGTACCGCGGGTTCGCCCTGGAGAACGGGATGAACCCCGTCTACGCCGAACAGGTCTGCAGGGTCCTGATGCAGGAGTCCATAGAGATCCAGGCCGCGATGCCCAGGCCCTCCTCGAGGATCCGTCACATCGCGATCGTCGGAGGATACGGGAAGATGGGACGCTGGTTCGCCGACCTGCTCAAGGACGCAGGCCACCGCGTCGACATCATCGACCCGTCCTCGGGGAACGGGCTGGTCATCGAGGACGCCAAATGGGCGGACTCGGTCATCGTGTCCGTGCCGATATCCCGCACCGGATCCGTGCTCAAGAAACTGGACGAGATCTGCAGACCGGAGACGCTCATCTTCGATGTGGCCTCGCTGAAGTCCCCGTTCATCGACGTACTGAAGGATATGGGGTCGAGACGCCGCGTATGCTCCGTGCACCCGATGTTCGGGCCTTCCGCGGAATCGATGTACGAGAGGAACCTGGTCGTCTGCGACTGCGGGTCGGAGGAGGCCACGGACGAGGCGATCGAGCTGCTGGGCAACCACGGCGCCGACGTCCGCAGGATGCCCGTGGAGGACCACGACATGTACATGTCATACGTCCTGGGGCTGAGCCACGCGGTCAACATCGCGTTCTTCACCGTCCTGGACAGGAGCGGCATAGACTTCCAGGACATGAAGTCGGTGGCGTCCACCACGTTCAACAAGCTGATGGACACCAACGAGTCCGTCGCCCTGGAGGACCCTTACCTGTACTACGAGATCCAGCACCTGAACTCGAACAGGGAGCAGATGCTGAGGGAGTTCGACTCCGCCGTGCACGACGTCGTGGACGCAGCCCTCAGCGACGACCCGCGCGCGTTCAAGGAGCTCATGGACAGGGGAAGGGAGTACTTCACCTGA
- a CDS encoding carbohydrate kinase, whose protein sequence is MSDRYYLGFDAGTQSVKVAVYDGDGECVAQVSHPTTIRYPEPRCVEMDPDEYLRLTIQGIRECTEEMLSKGLDPLAIRSVMGDGIICGITGVDENGDSVTPFINYLDSRTQDDADSVNAMGLDIWGQETGNADASCMFPAMFARWFLKNSEDFRERGCRFVHNAPYILMHLAGLKASDAFIDQGTMSGWGLGYNVLEKKWSEEQLGILGIDPGYMPRIVKPWDVIGHIPSEIAEATGLRAGTPVCGGAGDTMQSMLGCGVFRPGMAVDVAGTCAMFCVSTDGIVPKLSSHGTGLIFNSGSLDDSYFYWGFIRTGGLSLRWFKDSVYGGNVGYEELSREAAEVPPGSRGVTFLPYLTGGYGDMMDASGAFLNMTLDTDRSALWRSVLEAIGYDYMGVTDEYREAGVDLSRITITEGGSADDVWNQMKSDMIGSEAVVMRTRGGAVMTDCAMGAFAVGDEKDLLSVLEKSAEVDRTFHPDEANTRLYRRFYAERMSVVKGMKDVFGTLKAMGGLR, encoded by the coding sequence ATGTCGGACAGATACTATCTCGGATTCGATGCCGGCACACAGAGCGTCAAGGTCGCCGTCTATGACGGCGACGGGGAATGCGTCGCACAGGTCTCGCACCCGACCACGATACGCTATCCCGAGCCACGCTGTGTCGAGATGGATCCGGACGAGTACCTCCGTCTGACCATCCAGGGGATCCGCGAATGTACCGAGGAGATGCTCTCCAAGGGCCTGGATCCCCTGGCGATCCGCTCCGTCATGGGCGACGGGATCATCTGCGGGATAACCGGCGTGGACGAGAACGGCGATTCCGTGACGCCGTTCATCAACTATCTGGATTCCAGGACCCAGGACGACGCCGACTCCGTAAACGCCATGGGTCTCGACATATGGGGCCAGGAGACGGGCAACGCCGATGCCAGCTGCATGTTCCCGGCGATGTTCGCCAGATGGTTCCTCAAAAACTCCGAAGATTTCCGGGAGCGCGGATGCAGGTTCGTGCACAACGCGCCCTACATCCTCATGCATCTCGCCGGACTCAAGGCGTCAGACGCGTTCATCGACCAGGGCACCATGTCCGGCTGGGGACTCGGTTACAACGTCCTCGAGAAGAAATGGTCGGAGGAGCAGCTGGGGATCCTCGGCATCGACCCGGGCTACATGCCCAGGATCGTCAAGCCGTGGGACGTCATAGGGCATATCCCCTCCGAGATCGCGGAGGCCACGGGTCTGAGGGCAGGCACTCCGGTGTGCGGAGGGGCCGGGGACACCATGCAGTCCATGCTCGGATGCGGGGTCTTCAGGCCCGGGATGGCGGTGGACGTCGCGGGGACATGCGCTATGTTCTGCGTGTCCACGGACGGCATCGTCCCGAAGCTCAGCAGTCATGGGACCGGACTCATATTCAACAGCGGGTCGCTCGACGACTCGTACTTCTACTGGGGCTTCATCCGCACAGGCGGGCTGTCCCTGAGATGGTTCAAGGACAGCGTCTACGGCGGGAACGTGGGTTACGAGGAGCTCAGCCGCGAAGCGGCGGAGGTGCCGCCCGGTTCACGCGGGGTGACGTTCCTCCCCTATCTCACGGGAGGCTACGGCGACATGATGGACGCCAGCGGCGCCTTCCTGAACATGACCCTGGACACCGACCGCTCCGCTCTCTGGAGGTCCGTCCTCGAGGCCATCGGATACGACTACATGGGGGTCACTGACGAGTACCGCGAGGCCGGGGTGGATCTGTCGAGGATCACAATCACGGAGGGCGGCAGCGCGGACGATGTGTGGAACCAGATGAAGTCCGACATGATAGGGAGCGAAGCCGTCGTGATGAGGACCCGCGGAGGGGCCGTCATGACCGACTGCGCCATGGGTGCGTTCGCGGTCGGCGACGAGAAGGACCTGCTGTCCGTGCTCGAGAAATCCGCCGAGGTGGACCGCACGTTCCACCCCGACGAAGCGAACACAAGGCTCTACCGCAGGTTCTACGCCGAGCGCATGTCCGTGGTGAAGGGGATGAAAGATGTTTTCGGCACGCTCAAGGCGATGGGCGGTCTCAGGTGA
- a CDS encoding PH domain-containing protein: protein MQQDESKRVFRNHPSVIVSYLLTAAIVMIVLVFLSLREYAWDNKFETIIIVALVMLATLGWAYFFWKRTFYVFEDSEIHVTRDAIYKMDKHIQYTRLASVGVKRDLVNRIFGTSTLIFNVNSSMNAASAEATLVLKKQMADRLRDQLNSMIFEKQVTVEQELVECQTLVRVSNADIVLHAILGQPTWQALFGLLMLFYAVVMLFAESSGGFLTAIVLFGIGEVLPFISVILKYYNYRIYRVGDTVTVESGLITSQRRSFKVNKINSVRIREPLLARLFHKAMLEAEVVGMADEDNNNAPVLCPLKGRKDVEDVLNRLLPELVFESAPERQPRRALVPMLITDAIATVFIVGVCLALFFTAETYLVGESETLTLAVRATELFAAVVVPILIFGRSGMAQRHRTFDTGKDSFMFVYGGYDICTEFINYDKVQFTRVTSGPLQRPFGLAQCTVNMMSSVGFKEITSGLFEPDDLERVADEVNARIADGRYDYRRYL, encoded by the coding sequence TTGCAGCAGGATGAGAGCAAGCGCGTGTTCCGCAATCACCCGTCGGTCATCGTGAGCTACCTGCTCACCGCTGCCATCGTGATGATCGTCCTGGTCTTCCTCAGTCTCAGGGAGTACGCCTGGGACAACAAGTTCGAGACCATCATCATAGTGGCGCTCGTCATGCTGGCCACGCTGGGCTGGGCCTACTTCTTCTGGAAGAGGACGTTCTACGTGTTCGAGGACAGCGAGATCCATGTGACGAGGGATGCCATCTACAAGATGGACAAGCACATCCAGTACACGAGGCTCGCATCCGTCGGGGTCAAGAGGGATCTGGTCAACAGGATCTTCGGGACCTCCACCCTGATCTTCAACGTGAACTCCAGCATGAACGCCGCCTCCGCCGAGGCGACCCTGGTCCTCAAGAAGCAGATGGCCGACCGTCTCAGGGACCAGCTGAACTCCATGATCTTCGAGAAGCAGGTCACCGTCGAGCAGGAGCTCGTCGAATGCCAGACGCTGGTCCGCGTGTCAAACGCGGACATCGTCCTACATGCGATACTGGGGCAGCCCACCTGGCAGGCCCTGTTCGGTCTGCTGATGCTGTTCTACGCCGTCGTGATGCTGTTCGCAGAGAGCAGCGGCGGATTCCTTACAGCCATCGTCCTGTTCGGGATAGGAGAGGTTCTGCCATTCATCTCTGTCATCCTCAAGTACTACAACTACAGGATCTACAGGGTCGGAGACACCGTGACCGTCGAGAGCGGACTCATAACATCCCAGCGCCGCTCGTTCAAGGTCAACAAGATCAACTCAGTCAGGATAAGGGAGCCCCTGCTCGCCAGGCTGTTCCACAAGGCCATGCTCGAGGCCGAGGTCGTCGGGATGGCCGATGAGGACAACAACAACGCCCCCGTGCTCTGTCCCCTCAAGGGCAGGAAGGACGTGGAGGACGTCCTGAACAGGCTCCTCCCCGAGCTGGTGTTCGAGTCCGCGCCGGAGCGTCAGCCCAGAAGGGCCCTGGTTCCCATGCTCATCACCGACGCCATCGCCACGGTGTTCATCGTGGGCGTCTGTCTGGCCCTGTTCTTCACCGCCGAGACCTACCTCGTCGGGGAGAGCGAGACGCTGACACTTGCAGTCAGGGCGACGGAGCTCTTCGCCGCAGTGGTCGTCCCGATACTGATCTTCGGCCGCTCAGGCATGGCGCAGAGGCACCGCACGTTCGACACCGGGAAGGACTCGTTCATGTTCGTCTACGGAGGCTACGACATATGCACCGAGTTCATCAACTACGACAAGGTGCAGTTCACCCGTGTGACCTCCGGACCGCTTCAGAGGCCCTTCGGTCTCGCCCAGTGCACGGTGAACATGATGTCATCCGTCGGGTTCAAGGAGATCACCTCCGGTCTGTTCGAGCCGGACGACCTGGAGAGGGTCGCCGACGAGGTCAACGCCAGGATCGCCGACGGCAGGTACGACTACCGCAGGTATCTCTGA
- a CDS encoding PH domain-containing protein: MYVLLVVIGVYGLVEPQITYMRYRYRMDDDKIEVRRGIIYITHDMVPIERVHQVDVSEGPINRMYGLANVNITTAGGVVTIEYLKSDVAEAIASKLNEKVIKLLKERD; encoded by the coding sequence ATGTACGTCCTGCTCGTCGTCATCGGGGTCTACGGGCTCGTGGAGCCGCAGATCACGTACATGCGCTACAGGTACAGGATGGACGACGACAAGATCGAGGTCCGCAGGGGGATTATCTACATCACGCACGACATGGTCCCCATCGAGAGGGTCCATCAGGTGGACGTCTCGGAGGGCCCCATCAACCGCATGTACGGTCTCGCCAACGTCAACATCACGACCGCCGGAGGCGTCGTGACCATCGAGTACCTTAAATCCGATGTCGCGGAGGCTATCGCGTCCAAGCTTAACGAGAAGGTCATCAAGCTCCTGAAGGAGAGGGACTGA